A window of Lentibacillus sp. Marseille-P4043 contains these coding sequences:
- a CDS encoding ABC transporter ATP-binding protein, translating into MHDNKLLQVSGLKKYFQVGKGQMLQAVDGVSFYVNKGETFGLVGESGCGKSTIGRTIMGLYDKTDGDVVFGGQNVHELDGQKRFEFYRSMQMIFQDPYASLNPRSTVREVIAEPMEVHGLFSSKKKQLDRVYELLEEVGLNRDHANRYPHEFSGGQRQRIGIARALALDPDFIIADEPISALDVSVQAQVVNLLKKLQTNKGLTFLFIAHDLSMVKQISDRIGVMYLGNLVELTESEALYENPLHPYTQALLSAIPIPDPDIEENRERIILEGELPSPINPPSGCVFRTRCPMAMEICSTKKPVWQEVEQSHYVACHLYDKTIGDKTPVKKAHTV; encoded by the coding sequence ATGCATGATAATAAACTATTACAAGTCAGTGGGTTAAAGAAATACTTTCAGGTCGGAAAAGGACAGATGTTACAAGCAGTTGATGGCGTTAGTTTTTACGTTAATAAGGGGGAAACGTTCGGCCTTGTTGGGGAGTCAGGCTGTGGAAAGTCTACCATTGGACGCACAATAATGGGGCTTTATGACAAAACAGATGGGGATGTCGTGTTTGGAGGACAAAACGTGCATGAACTTGATGGACAGAAAAGGTTTGAATTCTATCGCAGCATGCAAATGATTTTTCAAGACCCATATGCATCGTTAAATCCGCGCTCAACCGTACGTGAAGTGATCGCCGAACCAATGGAAGTCCATGGATTATTTTCCTCTAAGAAAAAACAGCTTGATCGTGTCTATGAGCTGTTGGAAGAGGTCGGACTAAATCGTGATCATGCCAATCGCTACCCACACGAATTCAGCGGGGGACAGCGGCAGCGAATTGGGATTGCACGTGCTCTGGCGTTAGATCCGGATTTTATCATTGCCGATGAGCCGATTTCAGCACTTGATGTATCAGTCCAAGCACAAGTTGTTAATTTATTAAAAAAACTACAAACCAATAAGGGTCTCACATTTTTATTCATCGCCCATGATTTATCCATGGTTAAACAAATATCTGATCGAATTGGTGTTATGTATTTAGGGAATCTGGTTGAATTAACGGAAAGCGAAGCACTGTATGAGAACCCACTGCACCCATATACACAGGCATTGTTATCGGCGATTCCCATTCCAGACCCAGATATCGAGGAAAATCGCGAGCGCATCATCCTGGAAGGTGAATTGCCAAGTCCAATCAACCCACCAAGCGGCTGCGTCTTCCGCACACGCTGCCCAATGGCAATGGAAATCTGCTCGACAAAAAAACCCGTATGGCAAGAAGTCGAGCAAAGCCATTATGTAGCTTGTCACCTGTATGATAAGACAATTGGAGATAAAACACCGGTTAAAAAAGCACATACTGTTTAG
- a CDS encoding IS256 family transposase, whose translation MTQLQFNLDFEKIKQEVFQSDLNDVVKSSIVLLFNEYMEMERNQYMKSAPYKREEDRKDYRNGYYERDLVLNIGKVKLKVPRTRSGEFSTELFEKYKRCDKAFLLSMLEMVINGVSTRKVTKVVEQLCGEKVSKSMVSGLTKKLDPIVKEWAQRPLNQQYYNYIYVDAMCIKVREYHRVVSKAVYIALGVNSQDKREILGFKVANTESKETWSVFFKYLKSRGLQAPKLVISDAHEGLKAAITESFLNTSWQRCTVHFLRNIIKEMPKKGSKEARDHLKEIFKAPTAKISRMLKNEFIEKYEDDNKYEKATKTLDEGYEDAAQFYTEDKDTHVHIRTTNVLERLNSEVRRRESVIRIFPNIDSAFRLIGAVLMDCDEAMDPGEKRFFYRDED comes from the coding sequence ATGACCCAGTTACAGTTTAACCTAGACTTTGAAAAAATAAAACAGGAAGTCTTTCAATCTGATTTAAATGATGTTGTAAAATCATCTATTGTTCTATTATTTAATGAGTACATGGAGATGGAAAGAAACCAATATATGAAGAGCGCCCCATATAAACGGGAGGAGGATCGAAAGGATTACAGAAACGGTTACTATGAAAGGGATTTGGTTCTTAATATTGGAAAGGTAAAATTAAAAGTTCCACGTACTCGCAGCGGGGAATTTTCAACGGAGCTATTTGAAAAATATAAGCGTTGTGATAAAGCCTTTTTGCTTTCCATGTTGGAAATGGTAATCAACGGTGTCTCTACCCGTAAAGTTACGAAAGTCGTCGAGCAGCTTTGCGGAGAAAAGGTATCTAAATCGATGGTATCCGGGCTAACCAAGAAGCTGGATCCTATTGTTAAGGAATGGGCTCAAAGACCTCTAAATCAACAATATTATAACTATATTTATGTCGACGCGATGTGCATTAAAGTTCGTGAATATCACAGGGTGGTTTCCAAGGCCGTTTATATTGCTTTAGGAGTTAATAGCCAGGACAAAAGAGAAATTTTAGGATTTAAGGTAGCTAACACTGAATCTAAAGAAACCTGGAGTGTGTTTTTTAAATATTTGAAATCACGAGGACTCCAAGCACCAAAATTAGTTATATCTGATGCTCACGAAGGCTTAAAGGCAGCAATTACGGAAAGTTTCCTAAATACAAGCTGGCAACGTTGCACAGTACACTTTTTACGGAACATCATTAAAGAAATGCCTAAGAAAGGATCAAAAGAGGCACGTGATCATCTAAAGGAAATTTTCAAAGCACCTACAGCTAAAATCTCAAGAATGTTAAAAAATGAATTCATCGAGAAATACGAAGACGATAACAAGTATGAAAAGGCCACTAAAACGTTAGATGAGGGCTATGAAGATGCCGCTCAATTTTATACAGAAGATAAAGACACCCACGTCCATATACGAACTACAAATGTTCTGGAAAGACTAAATTCTGAAGTGAGAAGAAGAGAAAGTGTCATCCGAATATTCCCTAATATAGACTCTGCATTCCGTTTAATTGGTGCAGTACTCATGGATTGCGATGAAGCAATGGATCCCGGTGAAAAAAGATTCTTTTATCGTGATGAAGATTAA
- a CDS encoding C40 family peptidase, with amino-acid sequence MIDQTFEQFSDELWITAVQVATVWTNPQSTREIDLPGIGNPTNIDEWIGRQHVTSLSALCDENRVQSQLLYGEPVIVTEVADGWAHVIIPTQPSHKDERGYPGWVPIKQLKKVAKSEWKRSKAAVVTDKFAWLETDDGERFLKTSYQTHLPVKKEHADRVEVITPHGQLFLKKNAVTLFPTTAGLNKQDGSAIIQSGEQFLGLDYFWGGMSAFGYDCSGFSYAMHKANGYQIPRDAGDQAMNGKEIQDDQLLPGDLIFFAYQEGKGALHHVGIYYGNGKMLHSPKTGKQIEIIDLEGTVYEKERCLGRRYWQGAEET; translated from the coding sequence ATGATTGATCAAACGTTTGAACAATTTTCAGATGAACTGTGGATTACCGCAGTTCAAGTTGCAACCGTCTGGACAAATCCACAATCTACGAGGGAAATTGATTTACCAGGAATAGGCAATCCCACCAATATCGATGAATGGATTGGACGGCAACATGTAACATCACTCTCGGCTTTATGTGATGAGAACCGTGTGCAATCACAATTGTTATATGGTGAACCGGTCATCGTAACAGAAGTAGCAGACGGCTGGGCACACGTGATCATCCCGACACAGCCATCGCATAAGGATGAACGCGGTTATCCTGGTTGGGTCCCAATCAAGCAATTGAAAAAAGTAGCGAAATCAGAGTGGAAGCGTTCGAAGGCAGCTGTTGTAACGGATAAGTTTGCCTGGCTTGAAACAGACGATGGGGAACGTTTCTTAAAAACAAGTTACCAGACACACTTGCCAGTAAAGAAAGAACACGCCGATCGAGTGGAAGTGATCACACCACACGGCCAATTATTTTTAAAAAAGAATGCAGTTACACTATTCCCAACAACAGCTGGACTCAATAAGCAGGACGGGAGTGCAATCATTCAATCAGGTGAGCAATTCCTCGGTCTTGATTATTTCTGGGGTGGCATGAGCGCATTTGGATACGATTGTTCTGGATTCAGCTATGCTATGCATAAGGCGAATGGCTACCAAATACCGCGTGATGCCGGGGATCAGGCCATGAATGGTAAGGAAATTCAGGATGATCAACTACTGCCAGGCGACTTAATTTTCTTCGCATACCAAGAAGGAAAAGGCGCTCTTCATCATGTCGGCATCTACTATGGAAATGGTAAAATGCTCCACTCACCTAAAACGGGAAAACAAATCGAGATCATTGACCTTGAAGGAACTGTTTATGAAAAAGAGCGGTGTTTGGGGAGAAGATATTGGCAAGGGGCGGAGGAAACGTGA
- a CDS encoding M23 family metallopeptidase, protein MKEENNGASKNKWSRIFRKKWFFPAVYLTIAAVLLTVVLWYQNLDNQVQEAEDEQGITEDYADSPYDQEAETVVEQQEVVKMPVEKENLAEIVTKFFDYNADQEDQESALVLYNNRYYQSTGIDIAPSEDVEKFNVTAALSGSVTEVKEDPLLGNLVEISHKNEVTTYYASLGKVDVKAGDEVKQGDVIGTSGKNLFGKDKGVHVHFELRKDGKAVDPEAYFNQPVSKLDEATGTEESQADEGSDANDESEATEESSTEDESTDDESEATEESDAAGDADKTDDADSADKPDATEDSDATDSDKEKSTNNEDETDNQDSETDAMDENSTGLNPGSSNASENA, encoded by the coding sequence ATGAAAGAAGAAAACAATGGAGCTTCAAAAAATAAGTGGAGCCGCATTTTTCGTAAGAAGTGGTTTTTTCCGGCAGTATACTTGACAATTGCTGCAGTTCTCTTGACAGTAGTTTTGTGGTATCAAAACCTGGATAACCAAGTTCAAGAGGCGGAAGATGAGCAAGGGATAACAGAAGATTATGCCGACAGTCCATATGATCAGGAAGCGGAAACAGTTGTCGAGCAGCAAGAAGTCGTTAAGATGCCTGTCGAGAAAGAAAATCTAGCAGAAATCGTAACTAAATTTTTTGATTACAACGCAGACCAGGAGGACCAGGAAAGCGCACTAGTCCTATACAACAACCGATACTATCAAAGCACAGGTATCGATATTGCACCTTCAGAAGATGTCGAGAAATTTAATGTTACAGCTGCACTAAGTGGGTCCGTAACCGAAGTAAAAGAGGATCCGCTATTAGGTAATCTTGTTGAAATCTCGCATAAGAACGAGGTAACGACGTACTATGCTAGTCTTGGAAAAGTCGATGTCAAAGCCGGTGATGAAGTAAAGCAAGGCGATGTTATCGGTACAAGCGGTAAAAACTTATTCGGAAAAGACAAAGGCGTACATGTCCACTTTGAACTACGGAAAGATGGAAAAGCAGTCGATCCGGAAGCTTATTTTAACCAGCCTGTCAGCAAATTAGATGAAGCAACAGGCACAGAGGAATCGCAAGCTGACGAAGGATCTGATGCAAATGATGAATCTGAAGCTACAGAAGAATCTAGTACGGAGGATGAATCTACCGACGATGAATCTGAGGCAACAGAGGAGTCCGATGCAGCAGGCGATGCTGACAAAACGGATGATGCCGATTCAGCGGACAAACCTGATGCAACAGAAGATAGCGATGCGACAGATTCGGATAAAGAAAAGTCAACAAACAATGAGGACGAAACCGATAATCAAGACTCCGAAACAGATGCAATGGATGAAAATTCTACCGGATTAAACCCTGGCTCATCCAATGCTTCAGAAAATGCCTAA
- a CDS encoding ABC transporter ATP-binding protein — protein sequence MEKILDVRDLHVTFSTYGGTVKAVRGVNFHLNKGETLAIVGESGCGKSVTSNAIMRLIPDPPGKISRGTITFHGKDLTKLSEKKMRHIRGVDISMIFQDPMTALNPTLTIGSQLMEGLRQHDKISNDQAKRKAREMMDLVGIPNPDERMKQYPHQFSGGMRQRIVIAMALICEPELLIADEPTTALDVTIQAQILELFEKIQAKTGVSIILITHDLGVVAKIADRIAVMYAGKIIEVGTKREIFYHAEHPYTQGLLKSVPRLDLQGEKLIPIDGTPPDLFSPPKGCPFTARCPFAMEVCDKVYPFHSDLSNTHHVECWLQDERAKQLLAASAVR from the coding sequence TTGGAAAAAATTCTCGATGTACGTGATCTTCATGTGACCTTTTCAACATATGGCGGGACAGTTAAAGCGGTTCGTGGTGTTAATTTTCATTTAAATAAGGGGGAAACGCTGGCAATCGTTGGCGAGTCAGGATGCGGGAAAAGTGTGACATCGAATGCAATTATGCGGCTTATTCCCGATCCGCCTGGAAAAATTAGTCGGGGAACGATTACATTTCACGGAAAAGATCTGACAAAGCTCTCTGAGAAGAAGATGCGTCACATCCGTGGTGTTGATATTTCAATGATTTTTCAGGATCCGATGACAGCATTAAATCCAACGCTAACGATCGGCTCCCAACTAATGGAAGGACTCCGTCAACACGACAAAATATCCAATGATCAGGCGAAACGAAAGGCAAGGGAAATGATGGACCTGGTCGGTATTCCTAATCCTGACGAACGAATGAAACAGTACCCACACCAGTTTAGTGGCGGAATGCGGCAGCGGATCGTGATTGCGATGGCATTAATCTGTGAGCCAGAATTATTAATCGCTGATGAGCCAACCACAGCACTTGACGTAACGATCCAAGCGCAAATCCTGGAGTTATTTGAAAAAATCCAAGCTAAAACGGGTGTATCGATTATTTTGATTACCCATGATTTAGGTGTAGTTGCGAAAATTGCCGATCGAATTGCTGTTATGTATGCAGGTAAAATCATTGAAGTTGGCACAAAACGGGAAATATTTTATCATGCAGAACATCCATATACACAAGGCTTGCTGAAATCTGTTCCTAGGCTTGATTTGCAAGGGGAAAAGTTAATCCCAATCGACGGCACACCACCTGATTTATTCTCACCTCCAAAGGGATGTCCGTTTACAGCGCGATGTCCATTTGCCATGGAGGTGTGTGATAAAGTTTATCCTTTTCATTCGGATCTTTCTAATACACATCATGTGGAATGTTGGCTGCAGGATGAGAGGGCTAAACAGCTTTTGGCTGCTTCAGCCGTTAGGTAA
- a CDS encoding AimR family lysis-lysogeny pheromone receptor: protein MEFPKADLAANSLISVSYDGKLSLEQVILMLQQEHDDETVLQLTRKFCLQTTSDEISKKGMEFLYINGYFEDLQQLIDKNRESEYKSNREWAEVYQLVVNRRRQRIQTSRELLRQLSFYKTGDPELSCVTEFLKIAIHFDLKEFGKIGNSLDKLSSLFDAVEDSLLLSYFHLRLYQNLFIYYWTRNELIMARKYAFRVLNKTTNNKTKVNMHINLGLTYTFDTYFQGMYHFSEALKLAKKYHFNDSIHVVEQQNIPFLSAHFNKFEGIKTDIKSEQAHLEIAKGNYTKAITILNQIPMDSPFKLYYLGVAKQDKDILLQSYNYFIGKRSDYFFSKLPLNQIVKMDNTPMKFR from the coding sequence ATGGAATTTCCCAAGGCTGATCTTGCAGCTAATTCCTTGATTTCGGTTTCTTATGATGGCAAATTATCACTGGAACAGGTCATTCTAATGCTACAACAAGAGCACGATGATGAAACCGTGTTACAGTTAACGCGTAAATTTTGCCTGCAAACTACCTCAGATGAAATAAGTAAAAAGGGTATGGAATTTCTGTATATTAATGGATACTTCGAAGACTTACAGCAACTAATTGATAAGAATAGGGAATCCGAATACAAATCCAATCGGGAATGGGCAGAAGTTTATCAGCTTGTCGTTAATCGGCGAAGGCAACGTATCCAGACTTCACGTGAATTACTCAGGCAGTTAAGTTTTTATAAAACAGGAGATCCAGAGCTAAGTTGTGTAACCGAATTTCTCAAAATAGCGATTCATTTTGATTTAAAAGAATTTGGCAAAATCGGGAATTCCCTTGATAAACTAAGCTCATTATTTGATGCTGTTGAGGATTCGCTGTTATTATCCTACTTCCATTTAAGACTTTATCAAAATTTGTTCATTTATTATTGGACAAGAAACGAATTGATTATGGCAAGGAAGTATGCATTTCGTGTTCTAAACAAAACAACAAATAATAAAACAAAGGTAAACATGCACATCAATCTTGGCTTAACATACACATTTGATACGTATTTCCAAGGCATGTATCATTTTTCCGAGGCGTTAAAGCTTGCAAAAAAGTATCACTTTAACGACAGCATACATGTGGTTGAGCAGCAGAATATTCCGTTTCTGTCAGCACATTTTAACAAATTTGAAGGCATAAAAACAGACATTAAAAGTGAACAAGCTCATCTAGAAATTGCAAAGGGAAATTATACGAAAGCCATAACCATTTTAAATCAAATCCCAATGGATAGTCCCTTTAAACTTTATTACCTAGGTGTTGCAAAACAGGATAAAGACATACTTCTACAATCATATAATTACTTCATTGGAAAACGAAGTGATTATTTCTTCAGCAAGCTGCCATTAAATCAAATAGTGAAAATGGATAACACACCCATGAAATTCAGATAA
- the spoIID gene encoding stage II sporulation protein D, with protein sequence MKNHKYNYKPPKAWKKKKSTLKRNKTSLLPMLKGDMSSKRKERMMKLSTGKSATWKLPSALIIASLMVIILVIPTLIVLPDSSHDDQQMTIQTDNEPDPDNTVELSAGDSPFSVEVMRASSDKVEDVPLETYVTRVVASEMPVDEFELEALKAQALAARTYIVDLLLHKDQTDKPDVTDTTANQVYSNEAELRKQWGNEFNQNMSKVKEAVAATKGEILTYENAPIFPAFFSTSNGYTENSEDYWENELPYLRSVKSPWDKKSPKFLDQKVIAISEVEKLLGVDLGNDIAAKITRTDSNRVDKLTIGGKEFTGRDIREKLQLRSTDFTIEQKSDHLIFKTKGFGHGIGLSQYGANGMAKNGKTYKDIVTHYYQGVKISEVTETAPTLVAK encoded by the coding sequence ATGAAAAATCACAAATACAACTATAAACCCCCTAAAGCATGGAAAAAGAAGAAGTCCACCTTGAAACGAAACAAGACTTCATTATTACCGATGTTAAAAGGAGACATGTCGTCAAAGCGAAAAGAGCGAATGATGAAACTTTCAACAGGAAAATCGGCGACCTGGAAATTACCGAGTGCGCTAATTATTGCGAGTTTAATGGTTATTATTTTAGTCATTCCTACCCTAATCGTTTTACCAGACAGCAGTCATGATGATCAGCAAATGACGATACAGACAGATAATGAACCAGATCCAGATAATACAGTTGAACTAAGTGCAGGGGATTCTCCGTTTTCGGTGGAAGTTATGCGAGCGAGTTCCGATAAGGTGGAAGATGTCCCATTAGAAACGTATGTAACCAGGGTAGTGGCCTCGGAAATGCCAGTCGATGAGTTTGAACTAGAAGCTTTGAAGGCACAGGCGTTAGCGGCAAGAACCTATATTGTTGATTTATTGCTCCATAAAGATCAGACAGATAAACCGGATGTGACAGACACAACCGCCAATCAAGTATATAGTAATGAAGCGGAACTTCGAAAACAGTGGGGAAATGAATTTAATCAAAATATGAGCAAGGTAAAAGAAGCAGTTGCGGCAACAAAAGGAGAAATTTTGACGTATGAAAACGCACCAATCTTCCCAGCATTTTTTTCCACAAGTAATGGGTACACAGAGAACTCAGAAGATTATTGGGAAAATGAGTTACCATATTTGCGCAGTGTGAAGAGTCCTTGGGATAAAAAATCTCCAAAATTCCTTGATCAAAAAGTAATCGCTATTTCGGAAGTTGAGAAATTACTTGGTGTTGACTTAGGGAACGATATAGCAGCGAAAATAACCAGAACGGATAGCAATCGTGTTGATAAATTAACAATCGGGGGCAAGGAGTTTACTGGCAGAGATATTCGTGAAAAATTGCAATTACGCTCAACTGATTTTACCATCGAACAGAAAAGTGATCATTTAATTTTTAAGACAAAAGGTTTCGGTCATGGAATAGGTTTGAGTCAGTACGGGGCAAATGGCATGGCCAAGAATGGGAAAACATATAAGGATATCGTAACACACTATTATCAAGGGGTTAAGATTAGCGAGGTAACTGAAACCGCCCCGACACTTGTGGCTAAATAA
- the spoIIID gene encoding sporulation transcriptional regulator SpoIIID gives MHDYIKERTIRIGKAIVETRKTVRMIAKEFGVSKSTVHKDLTERLPEINPELANEVKNILEYHKSIRHLRGGEATRKKYSVELEPGKESTIEPVG, from the coding sequence GTGCACGATTACATCAAGGAAAGGACTATCAGGATAGGGAAAGCTATCGTGGAGACGAGGAAAACTGTCCGTATGATAGCAAAAGAATTTGGTGTTTCAAAAAGCACTGTCCACAAAGATTTAACCGAACGATTACCAGAAATAAATCCAGAACTTGCAAACGAGGTAAAAAATATTCTCGAATACCACAAATCAATCCGTCATCTCCGCGGAGGAGAAGCAACCCGAAAAAAGTATAGTGTTGAACTAGAACCAGGAAAAGAATCGACTATTGAGCCAGTTGGATGA
- a CDS encoding peptide ABC transporter substrate-binding protein yields MKKWLLLFIAVVTVGVLAACTANDSAGEKQDDDSGSDADAASEEKVLLMNNGEEPTSLNPPIGFDSVSWNVLNNLMEGLTRLGQDDTPEAAIAEDWDVSDDGKTYTFHLRENANWSNGDPVTASDFEYAWKQLLDPETGSPAAFLGYFIEGGEAFNNGEGSADDIMVTAKDEKTLEVTLTAPTGFFLHVISNPAFFPVNEQVATDNPEWFADADSFVSNGPFKMETWEHDSKIVMVKNDQYWDKDTVKLDKVDWAMVPETNTEYQMFQSDELDMTEIPSDMAEQLIDGDDVVIEDQAGLYFYRFNVNEEPFQNKKIRKAFAMAINQQDIVDFVTKNKEEAATGFVSPGFTDPSGTDFREANGAQVEFNPEAAKTLLEEGMKEEGYDELPPVTLSYNTDESHKAIAETMQNMFSENLGIDVTLENTEWNVFLEDQKGLKHQLSRSSFLFDYGDPVNFLESFITGSTMNRTGWSNEEYDKLIEKAKTETDEAKRWEYMYEAEELLAEEMPIFPIHYYNQVYIYKDNISGVVRHPVGYLELKWADKE; encoded by the coding sequence ATGAAGAAATGGCTTTTACTGTTCATTGCAGTTGTAACGGTCGGTGTTTTGGCGGCATGTACAGCAAATGACAGTGCTGGTGAGAAACAGGATGATGACAGTGGATCAGATGCGGATGCGGCAAGTGAAGAAAAAGTCTTGCTCATGAATAATGGAGAGGAGCCAACATCATTAAATCCACCAATAGGCTTCGATTCTGTTTCATGGAATGTGTTGAACAACTTAATGGAAGGGCTAACACGATTGGGGCAAGACGATACACCAGAAGCGGCAATTGCCGAGGATTGGGATGTTTCTGATGATGGCAAGACATATACCTTTCATCTTCGGGAAAACGCCAATTGGTCAAATGGGGATCCGGTAACAGCAAGTGATTTTGAATATGCCTGGAAGCAATTGCTTGACCCGGAAACAGGTTCTCCAGCAGCATTTTTAGGTTATTTTATTGAAGGTGGCGAGGCGTTTAACAATGGGGAAGGTTCCGCGGACGATATCATGGTGACGGCAAAAGATGAGAAAACATTAGAAGTGACGTTGACAGCACCAACAGGATTTTTCTTACATGTTATTTCCAATCCAGCCTTTTTCCCGGTCAATGAACAAGTGGCAACGGACAATCCGGAATGGTTTGCTGATGCTGATTCTTTTGTCTCCAATGGGCCATTTAAAATGGAAACATGGGAGCATGACAGCAAAATTGTTATGGTGAAAAACGATCAATATTGGGATAAAGATACGGTGAAGCTAGATAAAGTAGATTGGGCAATGGTCCCGGAAACAAACACAGAATATCAAATGTTTCAAAGTGATGAACTGGATATGACGGAAATCCCATCTGATATGGCTGAACAGTTAATTGATGGTGATGACGTGGTAATTGAGGACCAAGCGGGGCTATATTTTTACCGATTCAATGTCAATGAAGAGCCATTTCAAAATAAGAAAATCAGAAAAGCATTCGCAATGGCGATTAACCAGCAAGACATTGTTGATTTTGTAACAAAAAATAAAGAAGAAGCAGCAACAGGCTTTGTATCGCCAGGATTTACCGATCCATCAGGTACAGATTTTCGCGAAGCAAATGGTGCACAAGTGGAATTCAACCCAGAAGCGGCAAAAACGCTGCTAGAAGAAGGGATGAAGGAAGAAGGATATGATGAATTACCACCAGTGACATTATCGTACAATACAGATGAATCGCACAAGGCAATCGCCGAAACAATGCAAAATATGTTTAGTGAGAACCTTGGCATCGATGTCACATTGGAAAACACGGAATGGAACGTATTTTTAGAGGATCAAAAGGGTTTAAAACATCAATTGTCACGTAGTTCATTCTTATTTGATTATGGTGATCCAGTTAACTTCCTGGAAAGCTTTATCACCGGCTCAACGATGAACCGCACAGGCTGGTCAAATGAAGAATATGATAAATTAATCGAAAAGGCTAAAACAGAAACAGACGAAGCAAAGCGCTGGGAATATATGTATGAGGCTGAGGAGCTGCTAGCTGAAGAAATGCCGATTTTCCCAATTCATTATTATAACCAAGTTTATATTTACAAGGATAACATTTCCGGTGTTGTCCGCCACCCAGTTGGGTATTTGGAATTGAAGTGGGCGGATAAAGAGTAG
- a CDS encoding S66 peptidase family protein, which yields MILPEHLHKGDTIGIIAPASPVKFAELKKGISFFEGLGLHVKLGEHIDRVHGYLAGTDRERLTDLHDMFADPHVKAIICARGGYGTGRIAAAIDYDLIRQNPKIFWGYSDITYLHTAIRQKTGLVTFHGPMVASDIAKDNFDALSARLFEQLFCPIKMCYTEEISPLHTLVPGEATGELVGGNLSLLVSMMGTGYEIDTKGKLLFIEDIGEEPYRVDGMLNQLKLAGKLSDAAGIIIGDFSWANPRKGKPSLSLGQVFQDYVADLSCPVMSGFKIGHCMPHFSIPLGVCATLSTSNKTLMVDVGVR from the coding sequence ATGATACTTCCGGAGCATTTACATAAAGGTGATACCATTGGCATTATTGCACCGGCAAGCCCAGTAAAATTTGCTGAGCTAAAGAAGGGTATTTCATTTTTTGAGGGTCTGGGTCTTCATGTCAAGCTTGGCGAGCATATCGATCGGGTGCATGGTTATTTAGCTGGGACAGATCGGGAACGTCTCACGGATCTTCACGACATGTTTGCTGATCCGCATGTGAAGGCAATTATTTGTGCTCGTGGTGGTTATGGGACTGGAAGAATTGCTGCAGCTATCGATTATGATCTGATCAGGCAAAATCCGAAAATTTTTTGGGGCTATAGTGATATTACATATTTACATACTGCGATTCGGCAAAAAACTGGGCTTGTCACTTTCCACGGCCCAATGGTTGCTTCGGATATCGCAAAGGATAATTTTGATGCGTTGTCTGCACGTCTATTTGAACAGTTATTTTGCCCGATAAAAATGTGCTACACAGAAGAAATATCGCCACTACACACGCTTGTTCCGGGTGAGGCAACGGGAGAGCTTGTTGGGGGAAATTTATCATTATTAGTAAGTATGATGGGAACTGGATATGAAATCGATACAAAAGGGAAATTGTTGTTCATCGAGGACATTGGTGAAGAGCCATATCGGGTTGACGGTATGCTTAATCAATTAAAACTTGCTGGCAAACTGAGTGATGCAGCTGGGATTATTATTGGAGATTTTTCCTGGGCTAATCCGAGAAAAGGTAAGCCATCCTTAAGCTTAGGGCAAGTATTTCAAGATTATGTTGCTGATTTGTCGTGCCCAGTGATGTCAGGATTTAAAATTGGCCACTGTATGCCACACTTTTCCATTCCATTGGGTGTGTGTGCAACGTTATCAACTTCAAACAAGACACTGATGGTGGATGTGGGGGTTAGATAA